A single region of the Streptomyces caelestis genome encodes:
- a CDS encoding aminotransferase class III-fold pyridoxal phosphate-dependent enzyme, whose translation MTATAQRHLLLNMTANGSLAKPGKDLFVVRHGEGPYVDDTAGNRYIDGLSGLYCCQIGYSYADEIAEAAQKQLRELCYSPLWSDSAHPTGLALAERLAALAPDGIEHVFFSGGGAEAVETAWKIARRYHTLRGETGRTKAISRRGAYHGLTLGALSFTDDPGLTEPYGPPAVETHFVANTNRTALEQPLDEGAFTAYLLADVEATVLAAGPESVGMLIAEPVQNRGGCITPPAGYWEGLRRLADRYGFLLVADEVITAFGRLGEWFGGECYGARPDIVTVAKGITAGYAPMGATLVSGRVAEVINRPGEVLNHGYTFSGHPLSAAIALRSLEIMERDRILDNVRGHQDHLAQRMTSLGDLPIVGDVRGAGYFYALELVGDLDGGGFSDTARAALVADLIPRRLREAGLLARVYNRAAPLVQIAPPLISDRPLLDRIADIIADTLDEASARL comes from the coding sequence ATGACCGCCACCGCTCAGCGGCACCTGCTGCTGAACATGACCGCGAACGGATCGCTCGCGAAGCCCGGCAAGGACCTCTTCGTCGTGCGCCACGGCGAGGGCCCCTACGTCGACGACACGGCCGGCAACCGCTACATCGACGGCCTGTCCGGGCTGTACTGCTGCCAGATCGGCTACTCCTACGCCGACGAGATCGCCGAGGCGGCCCAGAAGCAACTGCGCGAACTGTGCTACAGCCCGCTGTGGTCGGATTCCGCGCACCCCACCGGCCTGGCTCTCGCGGAGCGTCTGGCCGCTCTGGCCCCCGACGGCATCGAGCACGTCTTCTTCAGCGGCGGCGGCGCCGAGGCGGTGGAGACCGCATGGAAGATCGCCCGCAGGTACCACACCCTGCGCGGCGAGACGGGCCGGACCAAGGCCATCTCCCGGCGCGGCGCCTACCACGGCCTGACCCTCGGGGCACTGTCCTTCACGGACGACCCCGGACTCACCGAGCCGTACGGGCCGCCCGCGGTGGAGACCCACTTCGTCGCCAACACCAACCGGACCGCCCTGGAACAGCCCCTCGATGAGGGGGCCTTCACCGCGTACCTGCTCGCGGACGTGGAGGCCACGGTCCTCGCGGCGGGACCGGAGTCGGTCGGGATGCTCATCGCCGAGCCGGTGCAGAACCGGGGCGGCTGCATCACCCCGCCCGCCGGCTACTGGGAGGGCCTGCGCCGACTGGCCGACCGGTACGGCTTCCTGCTGGTCGCCGACGAGGTCATCACCGCCTTCGGCCGGCTGGGGGAGTGGTTCGGCGGCGAGTGCTACGGGGCTCGTCCGGACATCGTCACCGTCGCCAAGGGCATCACCGCCGGCTATGCCCCGATGGGCGCGACCCTGGTCTCGGGCCGCGTCGCGGAGGTGATCAACCGGCCGGGCGAGGTCCTCAACCACGGCTACACCTTCAGTGGCCACCCGCTGAGCGCGGCCATCGCCCTGCGCAGCCTGGAGATCATGGAGCGGGACCGCATCCTGGACAACGTCCGCGGCCACCAGGACCACCTCGCCCAGCGCATGACCTCCCTCGGGGACCTGCCGATCGTCGGCGACGTCCGCGGTGCCGGATACTTCTACGCCCTCGAACTCGTCGGCGACCTCGACGGCGGCGGCTTCAGCGACACCGCGCGCGCCGCGCTCGTCGCCGACCTGATCCCGCGCCGGCTGCGCGAGGCCGGGCTGCTCGCCCGCGTCTACAACCGTGCCGCCCCGCTGGTCCAGATCGCGCCCCCGCTGATCAGCGACCGTCCACTCCTCGACCGTATCGCCGACATCATCGCGGACACCCTCGACGAGGCCTCCGCCCGCCTGTGA
- a CDS encoding ABC transporter permease has product MMELRRTLAGRIALTAVATVILLFLALPIIVILVTSFSDNAFAAFPPNAWTLHWYTSLFADGSKWPAALSLSALVACLSTVFSLIIGVTAATALTRSELPLRSAVYALVLGPLLIPQIVTALGLFLLFEPASMLGSPLAIALGHTVLASPIAVLILVATLRGIDERLEDAAASMGAGRLTIARRITFPLAAPGMIAAAIFSFITSFDEFYISQFLSSVDTVTLPVQIYNSLTFDIDPSVTAISAILIAFAILALVLVALVRWLGSGRQDSPLSVENTAGIAAPGGEAV; this is encoded by the coding sequence ATGATGGAACTGCGCAGAACCCTCGCCGGGCGGATCGCCCTGACCGCGGTCGCCACCGTCATCCTGCTGTTCCTGGCCCTGCCGATCATCGTCATCCTCGTCACCTCCTTCAGCGACAACGCCTTCGCGGCGTTCCCGCCCAACGCCTGGACGCTGCACTGGTACACGTCGCTGTTCGCCGACGGCAGCAAGTGGCCGGCCGCACTGTCGCTGAGCGCACTGGTGGCCTGCCTGAGCACCGTGTTCTCACTGATCATCGGCGTGACCGCGGCGACCGCCCTGACCCGCAGCGAACTGCCGCTTCGCTCCGCGGTCTACGCCCTGGTCCTCGGACCGCTGCTCATCCCGCAGATCGTCACCGCCCTGGGCCTGTTCCTGCTCTTCGAACCGGCCTCGATGCTGGGCAGTCCGCTCGCGATCGCCCTCGGGCACACCGTGCTGGCCTCGCCGATCGCGGTGCTGATCCTGGTGGCGACCCTGCGCGGGATCGACGAGCGGCTGGAGGACGCCGCCGCCAGCATGGGCGCCGGCCGGCTGACCATCGCCCGGCGGATCACCTTCCCCCTCGCCGCCCCCGGCATGATCGCCGCGGCGATCTTCTCCTTCATCACCAGCTTCGACGAGTTCTACATCTCGCAGTTCCTGTCCTCGGTCGACACCGTCACGCTGCCGGTGCAGATCTACAACTCCCTGACCTTCGACATCGACCCCAGTGTGACCGCGATCAGCGCGATTCTGATCGCCTTCGCGATCCTCGCCCTCGTCCTGGTGGCGCTGGTGCGCTGGCTCGGCTCGGGACGGCAGGACTCCCCACTGTCGGTCGAGAACACGGCAGGGATCGCAGCCCCCGGAGGTGAGGCCGTATGA
- a CDS encoding IclR family transcriptional regulator, with protein MKSVTRSLRILEAVAQHQPVTVGELTKLFGLPKSTVQRTLVTLAEAGWLRANRKDTTRWEIGARVLAVRPAALQGSSLFAAAREPMVRLRDAVNETIHLSVPDALQCMVVVDRVDCSHAVRTFHTVGDTSPLHATATGRAVLAHLPKQDVEELIAQGLERYSDTTLTDSDELRAELDRIRIDGYAVNRNQYRPDVCAIAAPVLDEEGTPLATVAISMPDSRYDADRLPEWGRLVADAAAEITGRRMGV; from the coding sequence ATGAAGAGCGTCACCAGGTCGCTGCGCATCCTGGAGGCGGTCGCCCAGCATCAGCCGGTCACCGTGGGGGAACTGACGAAGCTCTTCGGCCTTCCGAAGTCGACCGTGCAGCGCACCCTGGTCACACTGGCCGAGGCCGGCTGGCTGCGGGCCAACCGCAAGGACACCACCCGCTGGGAGATCGGCGCTCGTGTCCTGGCCGTACGGCCCGCCGCGCTCCAGGGGTCCAGCCTGTTCGCCGCAGCGCGCGAGCCCATGGTCCGCTTGAGGGACGCGGTGAACGAGACGATCCACCTGTCGGTGCCGGACGCCCTGCAGTGCATGGTCGTGGTGGACCGCGTGGACTGCAGTCACGCCGTCCGGACGTTCCACACCGTCGGCGACACCTCGCCGCTGCACGCCACCGCGACCGGGCGCGCCGTCCTGGCCCACCTGCCGAAGCAGGACGTCGAGGAGCTCATCGCGCAGGGGCTGGAGCGCTACAGCGACACGACGCTCACCGACTCGGACGAGCTGCGCGCCGAGCTGGACCGGATCCGCATCGACGGATACGCGGTCAACCGCAACCAGTACCGGCCGGACGTCTGCGCGATCGCCGCACCCGTCCTGGACGAGGAGGGCACACCACTGGCCACCGTGGCCATCTCCATGCCCGACTCGCGCTACGACGCGGACCGGCTACCCGAGTGGGGCCGCCTGGTCGCCGACGCCGCCGCGGAGATCACGGGGCGCCGCATGGGCGTTTGA
- a CDS encoding ABC transporter ATP-binding protein, producing MAEFGVVTPSVEVAGGKLPTATGKPLSVVALRKTYGDVVAVDEASMEIAAGEFVTFLGASGSGKTTTLMMIAGFCEPDSGTITVGDRDVTRLAPQKRNLGFVFQQYLLFPHMTVSENVAFPLTLRGVPKDEIRRRVGETLEIAGLSGFGGRRPRELSGGQQQRVALCRALVYRPPVILMDEPLGALDKKLRDQLQIEIKAIQQELGLTVIYVTHDQEEALVLSDRIAVMRNGLIEQFDTPRELFERPRTPFVADFLGAANFLPGRVLQNTDEHTVVRLDASGGLLKARRHELASGTPVEVAVQPGRLRACAPDDGFCTGTVETATYVGTLVRAGVRIDGGDAPLLRLEVPAGRGPVTGERVGITVDPDDVNLFPVEQGG from the coding sequence GTGGCTGAATTCGGTGTAGTCACACCGTCCGTCGAGGTGGCCGGTGGCAAGCTGCCCACCGCGACCGGCAAACCGCTGTCGGTGGTGGCCCTGCGCAAGACGTACGGGGACGTCGTCGCCGTCGACGAGGCGTCCATGGAGATCGCGGCGGGGGAGTTCGTCACCTTCCTCGGGGCCTCGGGGTCGGGCAAGACCACGACGCTGATGATGATCGCGGGCTTCTGCGAACCCGACTCCGGCACCATCACCGTCGGGGACCGCGACGTCACCCGGCTCGCTCCGCAGAAGCGCAACCTCGGCTTCGTCTTCCAGCAGTACCTGCTCTTCCCGCACATGACGGTGAGCGAGAACGTCGCCTTCCCGCTCACCCTGCGCGGGGTGCCGAAGGACGAGATCCGCCGCCGGGTGGGGGAGACCCTGGAGATCGCGGGCCTGTCCGGGTTCGGCGGTCGTCGTCCCCGGGAGCTGTCCGGTGGCCAGCAGCAGCGTGTCGCCCTGTGCCGGGCGCTGGTCTACCGCCCGCCGGTGATTCTCATGGACGAGCCGCTGGGCGCCCTGGACAAGAAGCTCCGCGACCAACTGCAGATCGAGATCAAGGCGATCCAGCAGGAACTCGGCCTGACCGTCATCTATGTGACACATGATCAGGAGGAGGCGCTGGTCTTGTCGGACCGCATCGCGGTGATGCGCAACGGCCTGATCGAGCAGTTCGACACGCCGCGGGAGCTGTTCGAGCGCCCGAGAACCCCGTTCGTGGCGGACTTCCTCGGCGCGGCCAACTTCCTGCCCGGCCGCGTGCTGCAGAACACCGACGAGCACACCGTGGTCCGCCTCGATGCGTCCGGCGGCCTGCTGAAGGCACGACGCCACGAGCTGGCCTCCGGTACCCCGGTCGAGGTCGCCGTGCAGCCGGGCCGGCTGCGGGCCTGCGCCCCGGACGACGGTTTCTGTACCGGCACGGTCGAGACCGCCACGTATGTGGGCACGCTGGTACGCGCCGGCGTGCGGATCGACGGCGGTGACGCGCCGCTGCTGCGCCTGGAAGTACCGGCCGGCCGCGGCCCCGTCACCGGCGAGCGGGTCGGCATCACCGTCGACCCCGACGACGTCAACCTCTTCCCCGTCGAACAGGGCGGGTGA
- a CDS encoding ABC transporter substrate-binding protein encodes MSDPVIGRRALLRGAGGLAALAAVPSLAACGTGTSRASSGSAKGGGKSVVVRDSGGTFGEALQKAVYTPFTQETGITVQVVNLQGTQMLAQIKQGRPQFDLINNSMMDHIKFAAQDALERLDTDRIKSLKSAKIPQNQITDHAVGNSFYGQCMAYRTDAFGGRKPESWADFWDTKAFKGSRSMCNPDADLPELEFALLADGVPMDKLYPLDLDRAFKVLTRLRSDIKKFWDSGPLPGVLLSRQEVTMSTVWDGRIADLQKQGVPVARQLNGMRRQFQGYGIAKGAAHVDAAYQLMDYSLRPEVQARLAKTFPSNPSSPVAYEKLTKEERNTLAGAPQYYDKGFDADINWWIKNEATVTKRWLEWARG; translated from the coding sequence ATGAGTGATCCCGTGATCGGCCGCAGAGCGCTCCTGCGCGGAGCAGGCGGCCTCGCCGCCCTCGCCGCCGTGCCCTCCCTCGCTGCCTGCGGCACCGGCACCAGCCGGGCCTCGTCCGGCAGCGCCAAGGGCGGCGGCAAGTCGGTGGTCGTCCGCGACAGCGGAGGCACCTTCGGGGAGGCCCTCCAGAAGGCGGTCTACACGCCGTTCACCCAGGAGACCGGCATCACCGTCCAGGTGGTCAACCTCCAGGGCACCCAGATGCTGGCCCAGATCAAGCAGGGCCGCCCCCAGTTCGACCTCATCAACAACTCGATGATGGACCACATCAAGTTCGCGGCCCAGGACGCACTGGAGCGGCTGGACACCGACCGGATCAAGAGCCTCAAGAGCGCCAAGATCCCTCAGAACCAGATCACCGACCATGCCGTCGGCAACAGCTTCTACGGCCAGTGCATGGCGTACCGCACCGACGCCTTCGGCGGCCGCAAGCCGGAGTCATGGGCGGACTTCTGGGACACCAAGGCGTTCAAGGGCAGCCGCTCGATGTGCAACCCGGACGCCGACCTGCCCGAGCTGGAGTTCGCACTGCTGGCCGACGGCGTCCCCATGGACAAGCTGTACCCGCTCGACCTGGACCGCGCCTTCAAGGTGCTGACCCGGCTCCGGTCCGACATCAAGAAGTTCTGGGACAGCGGCCCGCTCCCCGGCGTGCTCCTCAGCCGCCAGGAAGTGACGATGTCCACCGTCTGGGACGGCCGGATCGCCGACCTGCAGAAGCAGGGCGTCCCCGTCGCACGGCAGCTCAACGGCATGCGCCGCCAGTTCCAGGGCTACGGCATCGCCAAGGGCGCGGCCCATGTGGACGCCGCCTACCAGCTCATGGACTACTCGCTGCGTCCCGAGGTCCAGGCCCGCCTGGCGAAGACCTTCCCGTCGAACCCGTCTTCCCCGGTGGCCTACGAGAAGCTCACCAAGGAGGAGCGCAACACTCTCGCCGGTGCGCCGCAGTACTACGACAAGGGCTTCGACGCGGACATCAACTGGTGGATCAAGAACGAAGCGACCGTCACCAAGCGCTGGTTGGAGTGGGCTCGTGGCTGA
- the solA gene encoding N-methyl-L-tryptophan oxidase has product MSAARKRVAVVGVGTMGSQAAWRLAARGAEVVAYDRFAPGHDRSAAGGETRIFRSAHFEDSRYVPLLKHADILWEQLQQETGRELRRLTGCLLMGSTEHQQMATVLESIAEHGLDHEVLDAEAMAKRFPQYRLEDGDAAVLDRRAGFIRPELTVQTAARRAEQLGARIERYTPVREITPAGGGVEVRTDAGSERFDAVVVTVGPWVNDLLPDLPWEVDIRRLISAWYVPTTDAWFGEERPAFIRTTPTHCYGLPSPDGVSVKLGLSRALHKPAGDPDALDRTVQPEELDIFTEQIRHHLPDLHPDPTRLAVYMEGYTESSRPLIGPLPGADNVVLLAGFSGHGFKLSPAFGDIAADLALEGRTSQPIDFISTLGRTTA; this is encoded by the coding sequence GTGTCAGCTGCCAGGAAGCGAGTCGCCGTCGTCGGCGTGGGAACCATGGGCAGCCAGGCCGCCTGGCGCCTCGCGGCCCGTGGTGCGGAGGTCGTCGCCTACGACCGCTTCGCCCCCGGCCACGACCGCAGCGCCGCCGGCGGCGAGACCCGCATCTTCCGCAGCGCGCACTTCGAGGACTCCCGGTACGTCCCGCTCCTCAAGCACGCCGACATCCTGTGGGAGCAGCTCCAGCAGGAGACCGGCCGCGAGCTGCGCCGCCTGACCGGATGCCTGCTGATGGGGTCCACCGAGCACCAGCAGATGGCCACGGTCCTGGAGTCCATCGCCGAGCACGGCCTCGATCACGAGGTGCTCGACGCCGAGGCCATGGCCAAGCGCTTCCCGCAGTACCGGCTGGAGGACGGCGACGCGGCCGTGCTCGACCGCCGTGCCGGCTTCATCCGGCCCGAGCTGACCGTCCAGACCGCGGCCCGGCGCGCCGAGCAACTGGGTGCCCGTATCGAGCGCTACACGCCGGTGCGCGAGATCACCCCGGCCGGCGGCGGGGTGGAGGTACGCACCGACGCCGGCAGCGAGCGCTTCGACGCGGTCGTCGTCACCGTCGGCCCCTGGGTGAACGACCTGCTTCCCGACCTGCCGTGGGAGGTGGACATCCGCCGCCTGATCAGCGCCTGGTACGTCCCCACCACCGACGCCTGGTTCGGTGAGGAGCGCCCCGCGTTCATCCGCACGACCCCCACGCACTGCTACGGACTGCCCTCCCCGGACGGCGTCTCCGTCAAGCTCGGCCTGTCCCGCGCGTTGCACAAGCCCGCCGGCGACCCCGACGCGCTGGACCGCACCGTCCAGCCGGAGGAGCTGGACATCTTCACCGAGCAGATCCGCCACCACCTGCCGGATCTGCACCCGGACCCGACCCGCCTGGCCGTCTACATGGAGGGCTACACCGAGAGCAGCCGCCCGCTGATCGGTCCGCTGCCCGGCGCCGACAACGTCGTCCTGCTCGCGGGCTTCTCCGGCCACGGCTTCAAACTCTCACCCGCCTTCGGGGACATCGCCGCCGACCTCGCCCTGGAAGGCCGCACCTCCCAGCCGATCGACTTCATCAGCACGCTCGGCCGCACCACCGCCTGA
- a CDS encoding succinylglutamate desuccinylase/aspartoacylase family protein, with protein sequence MYSIGSLTVAPGERAQGLIPVGTSSYGVELGIPLIVVNGTEDGPVLCVDAGVHGDEYDGQEAIRRVLADIDPATLRGTLVGIPCMNTPAFEAAARTSGLDYLNLNRIFPGDAEGSYSLRLAATFVEQVVPAIDALVDLHTGGTFGEIAPLVILQGGYEELATDLALAAGHELVWKGGKWGGTVRHPTLAAGKPAVTIEAGGGTYREQNVALHVHSIRNIMRQLGMIDGEAELRDSYTTVSGTFARSAAGGFFLGHAEPGETCKEGDLIAQIVDHYGNTLEEVRAPQDGIVLWVRRIRTVRPGDEVVIFGEVQGEIQP encoded by the coding sequence ATGTACTCCATCGGTTCCCTGACCGTCGCCCCGGGCGAGCGCGCCCAGGGTCTGATCCCGGTCGGCACCAGCAGCTACGGCGTGGAGCTGGGCATCCCGCTCATCGTCGTCAACGGCACCGAGGACGGCCCGGTGCTGTGTGTGGACGCGGGCGTGCACGGTGACGAGTACGACGGGCAGGAGGCCATCCGCCGCGTCCTCGCCGACATCGACCCGGCCACCCTGCGCGGCACCCTCGTCGGCATCCCCTGCATGAACACCCCCGCCTTCGAGGCGGCGGCCCGCACCAGCGGCCTGGACTACCTCAACCTCAACCGCATCTTCCCCGGCGACGCGGAGGGCTCGTATTCGCTGCGCCTGGCCGCTACCTTCGTCGAGCAGGTCGTGCCCGCCATCGATGCCCTCGTCGACCTGCACACGGGCGGCACGTTCGGTGAGATCGCCCCGCTCGTCATCCTCCAGGGCGGCTATGAGGAGCTCGCCACGGACCTGGCTCTCGCGGCCGGGCACGAGCTGGTCTGGAAGGGCGGCAAGTGGGGCGGCACGGTCCGCCACCCCACCCTGGCGGCGGGCAAGCCCGCCGTCACCATCGAGGCGGGCGGCGGCACCTACCGCGAACAGAACGTCGCCCTGCACGTCCACTCGATCCGCAACATCATGCGCCAACTCGGCATGATCGACGGCGAGGCGGAGCTACGCGACAGTTACACGACCGTCTCGGGCACCTTCGCCCGGTCCGCCGCCGGCGGCTTCTTCCTCGGCCACGCCGAGCCCGGCGAGACCTGCAAGGAAGGCGATCTGATCGCCCAGATCGTCGACCACTACGGCAACACGCTGGAAGAGGTGCGCGCCCCACAGGACGGCATCGTGCTCTGGGTGCGCCGGATCCGCACCGTCCGTCCGGGCGACGAGGTCGTCATCTTCGGCGAGGTGCAGGGAGAGATTCAGCCATGA
- a CDS encoding succinylglutamate desuccinylase/aspartoacylase family protein, translating into MTLTVGPLRAEPGRKTRGVLPVDLGPTTVEIPLVLVNGSRPGPRVVITGGVHGGEFVGIDAATRLAGFLEPDDVTGQVLICPVANPPAVYDGRLGKSPLDDVNINRVFPGDPAAGPTERLAAWLFEHVISGADAYADLHSGGIDETLLDFVGYRLTSDAELDARTRAMAHAVGYERVLFGRNAEGGNSHAAAARQGIPALLIETGQLGERDPAQARALLDGLYRLLHHLGVVEAPQHVAPVTAPPRDWVWTGSVVSPATGLWYPDAATGDEVTAGQPVGRVIDPADGSEHKVTATATGQILYGMNGLTVAPGAELAAIAVPHD; encoded by the coding sequence ATGACACTCACCGTAGGCCCGCTGCGGGCCGAGCCGGGCCGCAAGACCCGCGGGGTGCTCCCCGTGGACCTCGGACCCACGACCGTCGAGATCCCCCTCGTCCTGGTCAACGGCTCCCGCCCCGGACCCCGGGTCGTCATCACCGGCGGCGTCCACGGCGGCGAGTTCGTCGGCATCGACGCGGCCACCCGCCTGGCCGGGTTCCTGGAGCCGGACGACGTCACCGGCCAGGTGCTGATCTGCCCCGTGGCCAACCCGCCGGCCGTGTACGACGGCCGCCTGGGCAAGTCCCCGCTGGACGACGTCAACATCAACCGCGTCTTCCCCGGCGACCCCGCCGCAGGGCCCACCGAGCGGCTGGCGGCCTGGCTGTTCGAGCACGTCATCTCCGGTGCCGACGCCTACGCGGACCTGCACAGCGGCGGTATCGACGAGACCCTGCTCGACTTCGTCGGCTACCGTCTGACCTCCGACGCGGAACTGGACGCCAGGACGCGGGCCATGGCCCACGCCGTCGGCTACGAACGAGTCCTGTTCGGCCGCAACGCCGAAGGCGGCAACAGCCACGCCGCGGCCGCCCGGCAGGGCATCCCCGCCCTCCTCATCGAGACCGGTCAGCTCGGCGAACGCGACCCCGCCCAGGCACGGGCCCTGCTCGACGGCCTGTACCGGCTGCTGCACCACCTCGGTGTCGTCGAGGCGCCGCAGCACGTCGCACCGGTGACCGCGCCGCCGCGCGACTGGGTCTGGACCGGCTCCGTCGTCTCACCGGCCACCGGCCTGTGGTACCCGGACGCCGCGACCGGCGACGAGGTGACCGCGGGTCAGCCCGTCGGCCGCGTCATCGACCCGGCCGACGGCAGCGAACACAAGGTCACCGCCACCGCCACCGGACAGATCCTCTACGGCATGAACGGGCTCACCGTCGCCCCCGGCGCCGAACTCGCCGCCATCGCGGTGCCGCACGACTGA
- a CDS encoding IclR family transcriptional regulator has product MKSVTRSLRILEAVAHHQPVTVGELTKLFGLPKSTVQRTLVSLNEAGWLRANRQDTTRWEIGARVLAVRPAALQGSSLFAAAREPMIRLRDALNETIHLSVPDALQCMVVVDRVDCAHAVRTYYAIGDTSPLHATATGRAILAHLPPADVDELVAQRLERYSDATTVDPAELRAELKRVRTDGYAVNRNQYRPDVCAIAAPVLDENGTPLASVAVSMPDSRYDADRLPEWGRLVADTASGISGRRLGA; this is encoded by the coding sequence ATGAAGAGCGTGACCAGGTCGCTGCGCATCCTGGAGGCGGTCGCCCACCACCAGCCGGTGACGGTGGGCGAGTTGACGAAGCTCTTCGGTCTGCCCAAGTCGACGGTGCAGCGCACGCTGGTCAGCCTGAACGAGGCGGGATGGCTACGGGCGAACCGCCAGGACACCACCCGCTGGGAGATCGGCGCCCGGGTGCTCGCCGTTCGTCCGGCGGCGCTTCAGGGATCGAGCCTGTTCGCGGCGGCGAGGGAGCCCATGATCCGGCTGCGGGACGCGCTGAACGAGACGATTCACCTGTCGGTACCGGACGCCTTGCAGTGCATGGTCGTCGTCGACCGGGTGGACTGCGCGCACGCGGTGCGGACGTACTACGCGATCGGCGACACCTCTCCCCTGCACGCAACCGCCACCGGGCGCGCGATCCTGGCCCATCTGCCGCCCGCCGACGTGGACGAACTGGTCGCCCAGAGGCTGGAGCGCTACAGCGACGCGACGACGGTCGACCCGGCCGAGCTGCGCGCCGAGCTGAAGCGGGTGCGCACGGACGGCTACGCCGTCAACCGCAACCAGTACCGCCCCGATGTCTGCGCGATCGCCGCACCCGTCCTCGACGAGAACGGCACACCGCTCGCCTCCGTGGCCGTCTCCATGCCGGACTCCCGCTATGACGCCGACCGGCTGCCCGAGTGGGGCCGCCTGGTCGCCGACACGGCGTCCGGCATCAGCGGCCGCCGACTGGGCGCGTGA
- a CDS encoding ABC transporter permease has product MAATLTATAPTPARSRKLLASRRTRVGILYALPVVVYLLVLFVYPIFSTLFLSLKNTDGSLTLHWYADALTGINLSVLFTTLRISAETALFSLLFGFILANAISRLKPLWAGVAMLIVVVPHFISALVRTYGWIILLGDKGLVNETLGWVPGAPFQLLYNEIGVVIGTTSVMLPYTVLLLYGVMRGVDRRLLAAAASMGAGRVTIFRRVYLPLVAPGLASAGLLSFILSLGYYITPALMGGPNQTMIASLINQQVMKQNQWNGAAAEGVILLLLTFAGLLLVRLITSLGASRKKRSAS; this is encoded by the coding sequence ATGGCCGCCACCCTGACCGCCACCGCCCCCACCCCAGCCCGCTCGCGCAAGCTGCTGGCCTCCCGCAGAACGAGGGTCGGCATCCTCTACGCACTGCCGGTCGTCGTCTATCTGCTGGTGCTGTTCGTCTACCCGATCTTCAGCACGCTGTTCCTCAGCCTGAAGAACACCGACGGATCGCTGACGCTGCACTGGTACGCCGACGCGCTGACCGGCATCAACCTCTCGGTGCTGTTCACCACGCTGCGGATCTCCGCGGAGACGGCGCTGTTCAGCCTGCTCTTCGGGTTCATCCTGGCCAACGCGATCTCCCGGCTCAAGCCCCTGTGGGCCGGCGTGGCCATGCTGATCGTGGTCGTGCCGCACTTCATCAGCGCCCTGGTGCGCACCTACGGCTGGATCATCCTGCTCGGTGACAAGGGCCTGGTGAACGAGACCCTGGGGTGGGTGCCAGGAGCGCCCTTCCAGCTGCTCTACAACGAGATCGGCGTGGTCATCGGCACCACCTCGGTGATGCTGCCGTACACCGTGCTGCTGCTGTACGGAGTGATGCGCGGCGTGGACCGCCGCCTGCTGGCGGCGGCGGCGAGCATGGGCGCCGGGCGCGTGACCATTTTCCGCCGGGTCTACCTGCCGCTGGTCGCCCCTGGCCTGGCCAGTGCCGGACTGCTCAGCTTCATCCTGTCCCTGGGCTACTACATCACCCCCGCCCTGATGGGTGGCCCCAACCAGACGATGATCGCCTCCCTCATCAACCAGCAAGTGATGAAACAGAACCAGTGGAACGGCGCGGCGGCTGAGGGTGTCATCCTGCTGCTGCTCACCTTCGCCGGACTGCTGCTGGTCAGGCTCATCACCTCGCTCGGCGCCAGCCGGAAGAAGAGGAGCGCGTCATGA